A genome region from Trachemys scripta elegans isolate TJP31775 chromosome 2, CAS_Tse_1.0, whole genome shotgun sequence includes the following:
- the LSM1 gene encoding U6 snRNA-associated Sm-like protein LSm1 — protein MNYMPGTASLIQDIDKKHLVLLRDGRTLIGYLRSIDQFANLVLHQTVERIHVGKKYGDIPRGIFVVRGENVVLLGEIDLEKESDTPLQQVSIEEILEEQRVEQQAKQESEKLKVQALKERGLSIPRADTLDEY, from the exons ATGAATTACATGCCGGGCACCGCCAGCCTCATCCAGGACATCGACA AAAAACACTTGGTCCTCCTTCGAGATGGTAGAACATTGATAGGATATTTACGAAGCATCGATCAGTTTG CGAACTTGGTGTTACACCAGACGGTGGAGCGCATTCACGTGGGCAAAAAATATGGCGACATCCCTCGAGGCATCTTTGTCGTGCGAGGCGAGAACGTTGTCCTGCTGGGGGAAATA GACCTGGAGAAGGAGAGTGATACGCCTTTGCAGCAGGTGTCAATCGAGGAGATCCTGGAGGAACAGCGAGTGGAACAGCAAGCCAAGCAGGAATCGGAGAAGCTGAAAGTGCAGGCACTTAAGGAGCGGGGCCTTTCAATCCCGCGGGCAGACACTCTAGATGAGTATTAG